A DNA window from Arachis hypogaea cultivar Tifrunner chromosome 18, arahy.Tifrunner.gnm2.J5K5, whole genome shotgun sequence contains the following coding sequences:
- the LOC112772515 gene encoding NDR1/HIN1-like protein 12, translating to MSKKECPHHDDDDNHQLNRQILAGILGFIFLVLLVIFLIWIILRPTKPRFILQDATVYTFNFSTTGAAIPTPNTLTTTMQVTLTSFNPNQRIGIYYTKLDVYASYRGQQISLATQLPPSYQGHRDVTVWSPFLYGNAVPVSPFLLEPLQQDQNAGDVLVNVKVNGRVKWKVGTWVSGRYHVYANCPAYIKFVGGDRDNAVGASAPEVKLASPGLKLSLVQSCNVDV from the coding sequence ATGTCGAAGAAGGAATGCCCCCATCATGACGACGACGATAACCACCAGCTCAACCGCCAAATACTCGCCGGAATCCTCGGATTCATCTTCCTCGTACTCCTCGTGATCTTCCTCATATGGATCATCCTTCGTCCAACCAAGCCACGCTTCATTCTCCAAGACGCCACCGTCTACACCTTCAACTTCTCCACCACCGGCGCCGCCATACCAACCCCGAACACCCTCACCACCACCATGCAAGTAACCCTCACATCCTTCAATCCAAACCAGCGCATAGGCATATACTACACCAAGCTCGACGTCTATGCCTCCTACCGCGGCCAGCAGATCTCCCTCGCCACCCAGCTTCCGCCGTCCTACCAGGGCCATCGTGACGTCACTGTTTGGTCGCCGTTTCTGTACGGTAACGCCGTGCCTGTGTCGCCGTTTCTGTTGGAGCCGTTGCAGCAGGACCAGAATGCTGGTGATGTGCTGGTCAACGTTAAGGTCAACGGAAGGGTTAAGTGGAAGGTGGGGACATGGGTCTCCGGGAGGTACCACGTGTACGCCAACTGCCCGGCATACATCAAGTTCGTCGGCGGCGACCGGGATAATGCCGTCGGAGCTTCGGCTCCGGAGGTGAAGCTGGCAAGTCCGGGGTTAAAGCTTTCACTTGTGCAGAGTTGCAACGTTGATGTTTAA
- the LOC112771225 gene encoding uncharacterized protein At1g08160 codes for MQEPSRTATGYPAPPFNHPNGGQPPPPSTTAYPYAAPPPYQPHPQYYNPQPYQQRYSPSRSFFRAFIATMICLAVVFGVVLIITWLVLRPSLPHFTITTFSVQNFSTTAQTVSATWHLTFLLRNNNHKMSVTYNVLRPSLFYHSNYLADSQLPPFKQDTRSENTLNATLVAVDAYLEPRAVTDLNAEKSSGSVTFDVQLLASASFRSGSWRFRPRVLKVLCRKVPVGLTSKSSSGQLVGGSRECQVWT; via the coding sequence ATGCAAGAACCTTCTAGAACCGCCACCGGTTACCCGGCCCCACCCTTCAACCACCCTAACGGTGGCCAACCGCCACCGCCATCCACCACCGCCTACCCCTACGCCGCACCTCCTCCCTACCAGCCCCATCCTCAGTACTACAATCCCCAACCCTACCAACAGCGCTACTCCCCTTCCCGCTCCTTCTTCCGCGCCTTCATCGCCACCATGATCTGCCTCGCCGTCGTCTTCGGTGTCGTCCTCATTATCACCTGGCTCGTCCTCCGCCCTTCCCTCCCTCACTTCACCATCACCACCTTCTCCGTCCAGAACTTCTCCACAACAGCACAAACCGTCTCCGCCACGTGGCACCTCACCTTCCTCCTCCGCAACAATAACCACAAGATGTCCGTTACCTATAACGTGCTTCGCCCTTCCCTCTTCTACCACTCTAACTACCTTGCCGACTCGCAGCTACCGCCGTTCAAGCAGGACACCAGGTCCGAGAACACGCTCAACGCAACCTTGGTTGCCGTCGACGCTTACCTCGAGCCACGCGCCGTGACCGATTTGAACGCCGAGAAGTCGAGTGGCTCCGTTACGTTCGACGTGCAGCTGCTGGCTTCCGCATCCTTCCGATCCGGTTCGTGGCGGTTCAGGCCGCGCGTGCTCAAGGTTCTCTGCCGGAAGGTTCCCGTGGGCTTAACGTCGAAATCCTCCTCCGGTCAGCTTGTCGGCGGATCCAGGGAGTGCCAGGTGTGGACTTGA